The Phalacrocorax carbo chromosome 11, bPhaCar2.1, whole genome shotgun sequence genome includes a region encoding these proteins:
- the FRMD7 gene encoding FERM domain-containing protein 7: MLHLKVQFLDDSQKIFVVDQKSCGKGLFNLTCSHLNLVEKEYFGLEFRSQAGNHVWLEPLKPITKQVKNPKEVLFKFMVKFFPVDPSHLREELTRYLFTLQIKKDLALGRLPCSDKSAALLVSHLLQSELGDFHEEMDQQHLATHRYLPNQEYLDNKIMHYHRRHGGKTPAESDVQLLDVARKLEMYGIRLHPASDGEGTQINLAVTHMGVLVLRGNTKINTFNWSKIRKLSFKRKHFLIKLHANISALCKDTLEFTMASRDACKAFWKTCVEYHAFFRLSEEPKSKPKTLLCSKGSSFRYSGRTQRQLLEHGRKAKMKSLPFERKHYTSRYDERQCRSSPDLLTDVSKQVEELRLAYGGRGSYHANGVHTSEPTLDSRRRSSAVEVTFAAELDRSKPEATPAFLPHSKSSSAFPLLYAELELERAWEPADTFSARNPLTSFRPHHQFAGNSKSTSVGNMREVSARPLVYTDVPCPVPMATPAPQVPFYLDRPPQPSCHAPVPGEDSAGPAGGCGPMEAKPPRWSPSGTRAGEFHREAPCMAMDTSIGLVGESRLLACSLNYGLQEQPPKRSWSQSDMKTIRFPYGSEFRPLGPCPVLSSRKTGIFQHVPAQQGLALGPRRSAERYVGSSTESSDSDSDLLAADYCSLYGRVLRSSMARVRLSSGSLQLDEEDEEVSFATSAAEDRNSKGASRYFT, from the exons ATGCTGCACCTGAAAGTCCAGTTTCTGGATGACTCCCAGAAGATCTTTGTAGTTGAT CAAAAATCCTGTGGAAAAGGCCTGTTCAACCTCACCTGCAGCCACCTCAACCTTGTGGAGAAGGAGTACTTTGGGCTGGAGTTTCGCAGCCAGGCTGGGAACCAC GTCTGGTTGGAACCGCTAAAACCCATAACAAAGCAAGTCAAAA ATCCTAAGGAGGTTCTTTTCAAATTTATGGTGAAATTTTTCCCAGTGGACCCCAGCCATCTGAGAGAAGAGCTGACCAG GTACCTCTTCACCCTCCAGATTAAGAAGGACCTGGCACTGGGGCGGCTGCCCTGCAGCGACAAGAGCGCGGCGCTGCTCGTCTCCCACCTGCTGCAGT CCGAGCTGGGCGACTTCCATGAGGAGATGGACCAGCAGCACCTGGCGACCCACCGGTACCTGCCCAACCAGGAGTACCTGGACAACAAGATCATGCACTACCACCGGAGACATGG CGGGAAGACGCCAGCTGAGTCAGACGTTCAGCTGCTGGATGTGGCCAGGAAGCTGGAGATGTACGGGATTCGCCTGCACCCTGCCAGCGACGGCGAGGGGACGCAGATCAACCTGGCTGTGACGCACATGGGAGTGCTGGTCCTGCGG GGTAATACAAAGATCAACACATTCAACTGGTCCAAAATTCGCAAACTTAGTTTCAAGAGGAAGCATTTTCTCATCAAGCTCCATGCAAACATCTCT GCACTGTGCAAGGACACGCTGGAGTTCACCATGGCGAGCCGGGATGCCTGCAAGGCTTTCTGGAAGACATGCGTGGAGTACCATGCCTTCTTCAGGCTGTCCGAAGAGCCCAAGTCAAAGCCCAAAACCCTTCTGTGCAGCAAGGGCTCCAGTTTCCGCTACAG TGGAAGGACGCAGAGGCAGCTGTTGGAGCATGGGAGGAAGGCGAAGATGAAAAGCCTGCCCTTTGAGAG GAAGCACTACACATCCCGCTACGATGAGAGGCAGTGCCGCTCCTCTCCGGACCTCCTGACAGATGTCTCCAAGCAG GTGGAGGAGCTGCGCCTGGCCTACGGTGGCCGGGGCTCCTACCATGCCAATGGGGTGCACACCTCCGAGCCCACGCTGGACAGCCGGCGCCGGAGCTCCGCCGTGGAGGTGACATTTGCTGCTGAGCTGGACCGCTCCAAGCCTGAAGCGACCCCTGCCTTCCTGCCCCACTCCAAAAGCTCGTCTGCCTTCCCCCTGCTCTATgctgagctggagctggagcgggCATGGGAGCCTGCTGACACATTCAGTGCCAGGAACCCCTTGACGTCCTTTCGGCCCCACCATCAATTTGCTGGGAACAGTAAAAGCACCTCAGTGGGCAACATGCGGGAGGTGAGCGCCCGGCCACTGGTGTACACGGATGTGCCGTGCCCCGTGCCCAtggccaccccagccccccaggtCCCCTTCTACCTAGACAGGCCCCCACAGCCCTCATGCCATGCACCAGTGCCTGGCGAGGATTCAGCAGGACCAGCTGGTGGATGCGGCCCCATGGAAGCAAAACCCCCCAGGTGGAGCCCAAGTGGGACCCGGGCTGGGGAGTTTCATCGTGAGGCTCCGTGCATGGCAATGGACACAAGCATTGGCCTGGTCGGGGAGAGCAGGTTGCTGGCTTGCTCCTTAAATTATGGGCTTCAGGAGCAGCCTCCCAAGCGGTCTTGGAGCCAGTCAGACATGAAAACCATCCGCTTCCCCTATGGCTCCGAGTTCAGGCCCCTGGGGCCGTGCCCTGTGCTGAGCAGCCGGAAAACAGGCATCTTTCAGCATGTGCCGGCCCAGCAAGGGCTGGCTCTGGGGCCGCGGCGCTCCGCCGAGCGCTATGTGGGCAGCAGCACTGAGTCCAGTGACTCTGACTCTGACCTCCTGGCTGCTGACTACTGCTCCCTGTATGGCCGGGTGCTGCGGTCGTCCATGGCCCGCGTGCGGCTGTCTTCTGGCAGCCTCCAGCTGGATGAAGAGGATGAGGAGGTGTCCTTTGCCACCAGCGCTGCTGAAGATAGGAATTCCAAGGGGGCCTCCAGGTACTTCACCTAG